In a single window of the Caulobacter soli genome:
- a CDS encoding acyl-CoA dehydrogenase family protein: MSTAALRLAEQPALPDLDAILPGLTAAFAATAGRHDREASFPTANFEALRDAGLLALTAPKRLGGLESDLPTALKVISAVARGEPATALVLVMQYLFHASVEGRSGWPEHLKQRVIGEAITDGALINALRVEPDLGTPARGGLPATVARRTPEGWRISGRKIYSTGSTALTWFVVWARIDDEQDQNGPLVGGWLVRADTPGVVIEETWDHLGLRASASHDVVFEDVLVPLDHALDPQPVGAPPPYPASFAAWSAVLTAAIYDAQARAARDWLVDFLANRKPANLGAALSTLPRFQEAVGDIDGLLLSNRVLLDTAARGEVGGVEASLVKHLVTENAITVVEKALKLTGNPGLTRHNDLERHHRDVLCGRVHTPQSDVVLTSAGKAAFAAYETAK; this comes from the coding sequence GTGAGCACGGCCGCCCTGCGACTGGCCGAGCAACCCGCCCTGCCGGATCTCGACGCGATCCTGCCCGGCCTGACCGCCGCCTTCGCCGCCACGGCGGGGCGGCATGACCGCGAAGCCAGCTTCCCGACCGCCAATTTCGAAGCCCTGCGCGACGCCGGCCTGTTGGCCTTGACCGCGCCCAAGCGTCTGGGCGGCCTCGAGTCCGACCTGCCGACCGCGTTGAAGGTGATCTCGGCCGTCGCCCGGGGCGAGCCGGCCACGGCGCTGGTGCTGGTCATGCAGTACCTGTTCCACGCTTCGGTCGAGGGCCGCTCCGGTTGGCCCGAGCACCTGAAGCAGCGGGTGATCGGCGAGGCCATCACCGACGGCGCCTTGATCAACGCCCTGCGGGTTGAACCCGATCTCGGCACCCCCGCGCGCGGGGGCCTGCCCGCCACGGTGGCTCGCCGCACGCCCGAGGGCTGGCGGATCAGCGGCCGCAAGATCTACTCCACCGGCTCTACCGCCCTGACCTGGTTCGTGGTCTGGGCCCGCATCGACGACGAGCAGGATCAGAATGGGCCCCTGGTCGGCGGCTGGCTGGTCCGCGCCGATACGCCCGGCGTGGTCATCGAGGAGACCTGGGACCACCTGGGTCTGCGCGCCAGCGCCAGCCACGACGTGGTGTTCGAGGACGTCCTGGTTCCGTTGGACCACGCCCTGGACCCGCAGCCGGTCGGCGCGCCGCCGCCCTATCCGGCCAGCTTCGCGGCCTGGTCGGCGGTGCTGACGGCGGCGATCTACGACGCCCAGGCCCGCGCCGCCCGCGACTGGCTGGTCGATTTTCTGGCCAACCGCAAGCCAGCCAATCTGGGCGCGGCGCTTTCCACCTTGCCCCGCTTCCAGGAAGCGGTCGGCGACATCGACGGGCTGCTGCTGAGCAACCGCGTGCTGCTCGACACGGCCGCGCGTGGCGAGGTCGGCGGGGTCGAGGCCAGCCTGGTCAAGCACCTAGTCACCGAGAACGCCATCACCGTGGTCGAAAAGGCCCTGAAGTTGACGGGCAATCCCGGCCTGACCCGCCACAACGACCTGGAGCGCCATCACCGCGACGTGCTGTGCGGTCGGGTTCACACGCCCCAATCGGACGTGGTCCTGACCAGCGCCGGCAAGGCCGCCTTCGCGGCTTACGAGACCGCGAAATGA
- a CDS encoding rhodanese-like domain-containing protein yields the protein MTLLTVTPREVRQDWIARREIALLDLREEDPFARAHPLFASQLPLSRLELEIQDRVPRKDAKIVLYDNGEGLVSPAGKRLAALGYTQIRALAGGLQGWKDAGYELFQDVNSYSKAFGELVEARRHTPSLPAQEVQARIDAKADQVILDSRRFEEYATMSIPGGISTPGAELVLRARELAPDPATTIIVNCAGRTRSLIGAQSLLNAGVPNPVFALRNGTIGWTLAQQTLEHGQSRRFPAVSNQTLDEARTKARDVAYRAGVRRIDTEGLVDLAQDRKRTLYRFDVRTPEEYAAGHLPGFRSAPGGQLVQETDVFAPVRGARIVLADDLGPRADMSASWLAQLGWDVYVLDGGFDGELETGGWQPASLAIPTVETISPEDLAVALGEGSVVVLDLAPSPAHRKGHVPGAWFAIRARLAEAFERIPEGLPIVLTSPDGRLAALAAAEVEEISDHPVRVLAGGTQAWAETGRRLDTGLVRAASDPEDVYKRPYEGTDNAAEAMQAYLDWEFGLVDQLARDGSHGFFVI from the coding sequence ATGACCCTGCTTACCGTCACCCCGCGCGAGGTCCGCCAGGACTGGATCGCCCGCCGCGAGATCGCCCTGCTGGACCTGCGCGAGGAGGATCCCTTCGCCCGGGCCCACCCGCTGTTCGCCTCGCAGCTGCCGCTCTCGCGGCTGGAGCTGGAGATCCAGGATCGCGTGCCCCGCAAGGACGCCAAGATCGTGCTCTACGACAATGGCGAGGGTCTGGTGTCTCCCGCCGGCAAGCGGCTGGCGGCCTTGGGCTACACGCAGATCCGCGCGCTGGCTGGCGGACTCCAGGGCTGGAAGGACGCCGGCTACGAACTGTTCCAGGACGTCAATTCCTACAGCAAGGCGTTCGGCGAACTGGTCGAGGCGCGGCGGCACACCCCGTCCCTGCCGGCCCAGGAGGTCCAGGCCCGCATCGACGCCAAGGCCGACCAGGTGATCCTCGATAGTCGCCGGTTCGAGGAATACGCCACCATGAGCATCCCCGGCGGGATCAGCACCCCGGGCGCCGAACTGGTGCTGCGGGCCCGTGAACTGGCGCCCGACCCCGCCACCACGATCATCGTCAACTGCGCGGGCCGCACCCGCAGCCTGATCGGCGCCCAGTCCCTGCTGAACGCCGGCGTGCCCAACCCGGTCTTCGCCCTGCGCAACGGCACCATCGGCTGGACCCTGGCCCAGCAGACTCTCGAGCACGGCCAGAGCCGCCGCTTCCCCGCCGTCTCGAACCAAACCCTGGACGAGGCGCGGACCAAGGCGCGCGACGTGGCCTATCGCGCCGGCGTCCGGCGGATCGACACCGAGGGCCTGGTCGACCTCGCCCAGGACCGCAAGCGCACCCTCTACCGCTTCGACGTGCGCACGCCCGAGGAATACGCCGCCGGCCACCTGCCCGGCTTCCGCTCGGCCCCTGGCGGCCAATTGGTGCAGGAGACCGACGTCTTCGCGCCGGTGCGCGGCGCTCGCATCGTGCTGGCCGACGACCTCGGTCCCCGCGCCGACATGAGCGCCTCCTGGCTGGCCCAGCTGGGTTGGGACGTCTACGTGCTGGACGGCGGCTTCGACGGCGAGCTGGAGACCGGCGGGTGGCAACCAGCCTCGCTGGCGATCCCGACCGTCGAAACGATCAGCCCCGAAGACCTGGCCGTGGCGCTTGGCGAGGGCTCGGTGGTGGTGCTCGACCTGGCCCCCAGCCCCGCTCATCGCAAGGGTCACGTGCCCGGCGCCTGGTTCGCCATCCGCGCCCGGCTGGCCGAGGCCTTTGAGCGCATTCCCGAAGGCCTGCCGATCGTCCTGACCTCGCCCGACGGCCGCCTGGCCGCCTTGGCGGCGGCCGAGGTCGAGGAGATCTCCGATCATCCCGTCCGCGTGCTCGCGGGCGGCACCCAGGCCTGGGCCGAGACCGGCCGCCGGCTGGACACCGGCCTGGTCCGCGCCGCCTCCGACCCGGAGGACGTCTACAAGCGCCCGTACGAGGGCACCGACAACGCCGCCGAAGCGATGCAGGCCTATCTGGACTGGGAGTTCGGCCTGGTCGACCAGCTGGCCCGCGACGGCTCGCACGGCTTCTTCGTGATCTGA
- a CDS encoding TonB-dependent receptor: MSLRSISLYWISGTSALALASAAHAATPAPAVAAEADANAAPAVEQVVVTAERRATDLQKTAIAISAFSQQLLKDRKVDSIRDLSGQIPNFSISRVTISHTTQTYALRGVGESDPIQEPVLAVYVDDVYIPRQIGSMVEFNDLERVEVLRGPQGTLYGRNSSAGALRIITRDPGDAFRAKAEVGLGNYGAVDVRGLIEGPLVEGKLAGSLSYIHHSRDGVTFDPTLNHDVNRIDLDAYRGKLRWTPTDRLDVLLTLNALKDRSDSRSYVPVKQPNGEHRTDRSYSEVEPKQDLDQISGALRVQYTLNDNLKLKSVTSYGGFNLNPVNYDNDGEAALIQKNLIHYNDQYVTQEVQLNGDYGKLTFTSGLFYLHERFFVQRDGYSRRNALPTDPVATPGNYGFARAHNITNTEAYAVFGEATYALNDRLSVTGGLRWTNEEKEFTFDNKALNLQGQVTGQSIAGQADKIFSAVTPKLSAQFQWTGDVLQYVTWSKGFKSGGFDNRATRLDLATRPFAPENVDTYETGLKTELFDHRARVNLAAFYNDYKDLQVAYTDPAYPGNSVRGNAGKAHTYGVELETDVRATERLSLQATAGYLFAVYDKYKNAGGLGVDADGHRLLNSPRWSLSGAITYDVPIKVPGEVRIGLNAQYQTKTYYNALQRPQDEAPAQTFLNGTVTWQTPDPRWSVQLSGRNLLDSDKPITVTYTPSTAVYYQNFPDPRTWLVTLKYAL; encoded by the coding sequence ATGTCGTTGCGCTCTATTTCTCTCTACTGGATTTCCGGAACATCAGCGCTGGCGTTGGCGAGCGCCGCCCACGCCGCGACACCCGCTCCTGCGGTCGCCGCCGAGGCCGACGCCAACGCCGCCCCGGCCGTCGAGCAGGTGGTGGTCACCGCCGAGCGCCGGGCCACCGACCTGCAGAAAACCGCCATCGCCATCTCGGCCTTCAGCCAACAGTTGCTGAAGGATCGCAAGGTCGACAGCATCCGTGATCTGTCGGGCCAGATCCCCAACTTCAGCATCAGCCGCGTCACCATCAGCCACACCACCCAGACCTACGCCCTGCGCGGCGTGGGCGAGAGCGATCCGATCCAGGAACCGGTGCTGGCGGTCTATGTCGACGACGTCTACATCCCCCGCCAGATCGGCTCGATGGTCGAATTCAACGACCTGGAGCGGGTCGAGGTGCTGCGCGGTCCGCAAGGCACGCTGTACGGCCGCAATTCCAGCGCCGGCGCCCTGCGGATCATCACCCGCGATCCGGGCGACGCCTTTCGCGCCAAGGCCGAGGTCGGCCTCGGAAACTACGGCGCGGTCGACGTGCGCGGCCTGATCGAAGGCCCGCTGGTCGAGGGCAAGCTGGCCGGCAGCCTGTCCTACATCCATCACAGCCGCGACGGCGTCACCTTCGACCCGACGCTGAACCACGATGTCAACCGCATCGACCTAGACGCCTATCGCGGCAAGCTGCGCTGGACGCCGACCGACCGGCTGGACGTGCTGCTGACGCTCAACGCCCTGAAGGACCGCAGCGACAGCCGCAGCTACGTGCCGGTCAAGCAGCCGAACGGCGAACACCGCACCGATCGTTCCTATTCCGAGGTCGAGCCCAAACAGGACCTGGACCAGATCAGCGGCGCCCTGCGGGTGCAGTACACACTGAACGACAACCTGAAACTGAAGTCGGTCACCTCGTACGGCGGCTTCAACCTCAACCCCGTCAACTACGACAACGACGGCGAGGCGGCGCTGATTCAGAAGAACCTGATCCACTACAACGATCAGTACGTCACCCAGGAAGTCCAGCTGAACGGCGACTACGGCAAGCTGACCTTCACCAGCGGCCTGTTCTATCTGCACGAGCGGTTCTTCGTTCAGCGCGACGGTTACAGCCGCAGGAACGCCCTGCCGACCGATCCCGTGGCGACGCCCGGCAACTATGGCTTCGCCCGCGCCCACAACATCACCAACACCGAAGCCTACGCGGTGTTCGGCGAGGCGACCTATGCGCTGAACGACCGCCTCAGCGTCACCGGCGGCCTGCGCTGGACCAACGAGGAAAAGGAATTTACCTTCGACAACAAGGCCCTGAACCTGCAAGGCCAGGTGACTGGCCAATCGATCGCCGGCCAGGCCGACAAGATTTTCTCGGCCGTCACGCCCAAGCTGTCGGCCCAGTTCCAGTGGACGGGCGACGTCCTACAGTACGTGACCTGGTCCAAGGGCTTCAAGTCGGGCGGGTTCGACAACCGCGCCACGCGGCTGGACCTGGCGACCCGGCCGTTCGCGCCCGAGAACGTCGACACCTACGAGACCGGCCTGAAGACCGAGCTGTTCGACCACCGCGCGCGGGTGAACCTGGCGGCGTTCTACAACGACTACAAGGATTTGCAGGTCGCCTATACCGACCCGGCCTATCCCGGCAATTCGGTGCGGGGCAACGCCGGCAAGGCCCACACCTATGGCGTGGAGTTGGAGACCGATGTCCGCGCCACCGAACGCCTGAGCCTGCAGGCCACCGCCGGCTACCTGTTCGCGGTCTACGACAAGTACAAGAACGCTGGCGGCCTGGGCGTCGACGCCGACGGGCACCGCCTGCTGAACTCGCCGCGCTGGAGCCTGTCGGGCGCGATCACCTATGACGTGCCGATCAAGGTTCCGGGCGAGGTCCGGATCGGGCTGAACGCTCAGTATCAGACCAAAACCTACTACAACGCCCTGCAGCGTCCGCAGGACGAGGCGCCGGCCCAGACCTTCCTGAACGGCACGGTCACCTGGCAGACCCCGGACCCGCGCTGGAGCGTGCAGCTGTCGGGGCGCAACCTGCTCGACTCCGACAAGCCGATCACCGTCACCTACACGCCCTCGACCGCGGTCTATTACCAGAACTTCCCGGACCCGCGGACCTGGCTGGTCACGCTGAAATACGCGCTGTGA
- a CDS encoding ABC transporter permease, with product MSLAVTLRNSQARPWRWPSLANARWLSPTVLLLLWEAGSRLGLIPARVLAAPSTVAETFWAMTLSGELPANLAVSLSRAGAGLSLALIIAVTLGLASGLSRWGETLVDPLMQIKRTLPVVALTPLFIVWFGIGEVPKVALIATAAVFPLYLNLFAGIRGVDVRLVEAARSFGLSGRDLITNVILPGALPSFFVGLRYSLSISVVMLVIAEQINAQAGLGHLINNARDFMRTDIIVVCLLVYALLGLAADALVRTLERKALAWRPSLVEQ from the coding sequence ATGTCTTTGGCGGTCACCCTTAGAAATTCTCAAGCGCGACCATGGCGTTGGCCCAGCCTGGCGAACGCGCGCTGGCTGTCGCCGACGGTGCTGCTGCTGCTGTGGGAAGCCGGTTCGCGGCTGGGCTTGATCCCGGCTCGGGTCCTCGCGGCGCCCTCCACGGTGGCCGAGACCTTCTGGGCGATGACCCTTTCCGGCGAGCTTCCGGCCAATCTGGCGGTCTCGCTCAGCCGAGCCGGCGCCGGCCTGAGCCTGGCCCTGATCATCGCCGTCACCCTCGGCCTGGCCTCGGGCCTGTCGCGTTGGGGCGAGACGCTGGTCGACCCCCTGATGCAGATCAAGCGGACCCTGCCCGTGGTGGCCCTGACGCCGCTGTTCATCGTCTGGTTCGGCATAGGCGAGGTCCCGAAGGTCGCCCTGATCGCCACCGCCGCCGTCTTTCCGCTGTACCTCAATCTGTTCGCCGGCATCCGCGGGGTGGACGTGCGCCTGGTCGAGGCGGCGCGCAGCTTCGGCCTGTCCGGCCGCGACCTGATCACCAACGTGATCCTGCCCGGCGCCCTGCCCTCCTTCTTCGTGGGCCTGCGCTATTCGCTGAGCATCAGCGTGGTGATGCTGGTGATCGCCGAGCAGATCAACGCCCAGGCGGGTCTTGGCCACCTGATCAACAACGCCCGCGACTTCATGCGCACCGACATCATCGTCGTCTGCCTGCTCGTCTACGCCCTGCTCGGCCTCGCCGCCGACGCTCTCGTCCGCACGCTGGAGCGCAAGGCGCTGGCGTGGCGCCCCAGCCTCGTGGAACAATGA
- a CDS encoding ABC transporter substrate-binding protein, which produces MILSRRHLLAGGLSVAGLSALAACSPKTVKSGSLEDLTLRAATYRGNLDAFFQQAGVADTPYKVAKSEFAGGNLIAEAINAGALDIGGMSEIPPIFVAGAPGNQVRIVAVLQGDVNNQVVLVPKDSKAQVFADLKGKRIGYVKATTSHYILLRLLDEAGLKWTDIQPVALSPQDGLAAFSSGAIDAWVIYGVIVQQARQAGARVLRTALGILSGNYLVAAAKSALDDPLKRQALGDYLGRYAKVVEWSNADDARWAQARSAATGVPAALYLREFKERSALTRLVKISDAAIASQQGVADAFATAGLIPAKVDVRPLWDDRLNSALPNA; this is translated from the coding sequence ATGATCCTTTCCCGTCGCCACCTTCTCGCCGGCGGCTTGTCCGTCGCCGGCCTTTCGGCGCTCGCCGCCTGCTCGCCCAAGACCGTCAAGTCCGGCTCGCTTGAAGACCTGACCCTGCGCGCGGCGACCTATCGCGGCAATCTGGACGCCTTCTTCCAGCAGGCCGGCGTCGCCGACACACCCTACAAGGTGGCCAAGTCGGAGTTCGCCGGCGGCAACCTGATCGCCGAGGCCATCAACGCCGGGGCCCTGGATATCGGCGGCATGAGCGAGATCCCGCCGATCTTCGTGGCCGGCGCGCCGGGCAACCAGGTGCGCATCGTCGCGGTGCTGCAGGGCGACGTGAACAACCAGGTCGTGCTGGTCCCCAAGGACAGCAAGGCACAGGTCTTCGCCGACCTGAAGGGCAAGCGCATCGGCTACGTGAAGGCCACGACCTCGCACTACATCCTGCTGCGCCTGCTCGACGAAGCCGGCCTGAAATGGACCGATATCCAACCCGTGGCCCTGTCGCCGCAGGACGGACTGGCCGCCTTCTCCAGCGGAGCGATCGACGCCTGGGTGATCTACGGCGTCATCGTTCAGCAGGCCCGTCAGGCCGGAGCGCGGGTATTGCGCACGGCCCTGGGCATCCTGTCGGGCAACTATCTGGTCGCCGCCGCCAAGTCGGCGCTCGACGATCCGCTCAAACGCCAAGCGCTGGGCGACTATCTGGGTCGCTACGCCAAGGTGGTCGAATGGTCGAACGCCGACGACGCGCGCTGGGCGCAGGCCCGGAGCGCCGCCACCGGCGTGCCGGCGGCGCTCTATCTGCGCGAGTTCAAGGAACGCAGCGCGCTCACGCGCCTGGTGAAGATCAGCGACGCCGCCATCGCCTCGCAGCAAGGCGTCGCCGACGCCTTCGCGACCGCGGGCCTGATCCCCGCCAAGGTCGATGTCCGCCCCCTGTGGGACGATCGCCTGAACAGCGCCCTTCCCAATGCTTAG
- a CDS encoding ABC transporter ATP-binding protein, producing MAQPSIRAVPANLVSETPTVQLKGFTRRFGDNVVIDGLDLTIAPGEFVALLGASGSGKTTLLRTLAGLDPVGGQNVTTPDARAVVFQDARLLPWKKVWRNVALGLKGADVRTRAEAALKEVGLGHRLDAWPATLSGGEAQRTALARALVREPALLLLDEPFAALDALTRLKMHDLVLSLWREHKPSVLLVTHDVDEAIALADRVLVLDKGKIAVEERITLERPRVPDARFHAVRRRLLSRLGVEAPAPQPAAAPALVAFPTGEVVL from the coding sequence ATGGCCCAGCCCAGCATCCGCGCCGTTCCGGCCAACCTCGTATCCGAAACCCCGACCGTCCAGCTCAAGGGCTTCACCCGCCGGTTCGGCGACAATGTCGTCATCGACGGCCTGGACCTGACCATCGCGCCGGGCGAGTTCGTCGCCCTGCTGGGCGCCAGCGGCTCGGGCAAGACCACCCTGCTGCGCACTCTTGCGGGCCTGGATCCCGTGGGCGGTCAAAACGTCACCACGCCGGACGCCCGGGCCGTGGTGTTTCAGGACGCCCGCCTGCTGCCGTGGAAAAAGGTCTGGCGCAATGTCGCCCTGGGCCTGAAGGGCGCCGACGTCCGGACCCGCGCCGAGGCGGCGCTGAAGGAAGTCGGCCTCGGTCACCGTCTGGACGCCTGGCCCGCCACCTTGTCCGGCGGCGAGGCCCAGCGTACGGCCCTGGCCCGCGCCCTGGTCCGCGAACCGGCCCTGCTGCTGCTGGACGAACCGTTCGCGGCCCTGGACGCCCTGACCCGCCTGAAGATGCACGATCTGGTGCTGTCGCTGTGGCGCGAGCACAAGCCCTCCGTGCTGCTGGTCACCCACGACGTCGACGAGGCGATCGCCCTGGCCGATCGCGTGCTGGTGCTGGACAAGGGCAAGATCGCCGTCGAGGAGCGGATCACCCTGGAGCGCCCACGCGTTCCGGACGCCCGCTTCCACGCCGTTCGTCGCCGACTGCTGAGCCGCCTGGGCGTCGAAGCCCCCGCGCCGCAGCCCGCCGCCGCGCCGGCCCTGGTCGCCTTCCCGACAGGCGAGGTCGTGCTGTGA
- a CDS encoding D-isomer specific 2-hydroxyacid dehydrogenase family protein — MSRLVVASQLPELFNNVFAQHVGDAEIIAVPPGLHAPLPNDAKVLVAAPFRKAGGVLPAEPPPGWPYDVKWVQLVSVGIDFYPDWLFDGPVVTSARGSSAVALAEFALAAILADAKRLPDIWIDKAERWAPQPLKLVAGTTLGLVGFGAIGEALAPRAQALGLNVIATRRSDKPIPTPGVERVADLQTLFARSDHVVLAAPATAETQRLIDREVLATAKPGLHLINIARGALIDDDALLEALEDGRVARASLDVTHPEPLGEGHPFYSHPKVRLSPHTSVHTPDTRINLATRFAENLARFRSGAPLADVVDLSRGY, encoded by the coding sequence ATGAGCCGCCTGGTCGTCGCCAGCCAACTGCCCGAGCTGTTCAACAACGTCTTCGCCCAGCATGTCGGCGACGCCGAGATCATCGCCGTACCGCCGGGCCTGCACGCGCCCCTGCCCAACGACGCCAAGGTCCTGGTCGCCGCCCCGTTTCGCAAGGCCGGCGGCGTGCTGCCCGCCGAGCCGCCGCCCGGCTGGCCCTATGACGTGAAGTGGGTGCAACTGGTGTCGGTCGGCATCGACTTCTATCCGGACTGGCTGTTCGACGGCCCCGTCGTGACCTCGGCCCGCGGCTCTTCGGCCGTTGCGCTGGCCGAGTTCGCCCTGGCCGCCATCCTGGCCGACGCCAAGCGCCTGCCCGACATCTGGATCGACAAGGCCGAACGCTGGGCGCCGCAACCGTTGAAGCTGGTCGCCGGCACGACGTTGGGCCTGGTCGGCTTCGGGGCGATCGGCGAGGCCCTGGCCCCACGCGCCCAGGCCCTGGGCCTGAACGTCATCGCCACCCGCCGCTCGGACAAGCCGATCCCGACCCCGGGCGTCGAGCGCGTGGCCGACCTGCAGACCCTGTTCGCCCGAAGCGACCACGTGGTGCTGGCAGCTCCGGCCACCGCGGAGACCCAGCGGCTGATCGACCGCGAGGTGCTGGCCACCGCCAAGCCCGGCCTGCACCTGATCAACATCGCCCGCGGCGCGTTGATCGACGACGACGCCTTGCTCGAAGCTCTGGAAGACGGCCGCGTAGCCCGCGCCAGCCTGGATGTCACCCATCCCGAACCGCTGGGCGAAGGCCATCCGTTCTACAGCCATCCCAAGGTCCGCCTGTCGCCGCACACCTCGGTTCACACCCCCGACACCCGCATCAATCTGGCGACCCGTTTCGCCGAGAACCTCGCCCGCTTCCGGTCCGGCGCGCCCCTGGCCGACGTCGTCGACCTGTCGCGCGGCTACTGA
- a CDS encoding cysteine dioxygenase codes for MSQPRPPLAKLADFVGALGTLVDTTSDEDLILAEGGRLLAGLIARDDWLPDAYAKPDPTRYQQYLLHCDSRERFSVVSFVWGPGQATPVHDHTVWGLVGVLRGAELSQRFERRAGAFAAIGPVHRLERGEVEAVSPTVGDVHQVTNAFDDRVSISIHVYGANIGAVERSTYDAAGRPKRFVSGYANTTLPNLWDRSKPVLAEAAR; via the coding sequence ATGAGCCAGCCCCGCCCCCCTCTCGCAAAATTGGCGGACTTCGTCGGCGCCCTCGGGACGCTGGTCGACACCACTTCGGACGAGGACCTGATCCTCGCCGAGGGCGGGCGGTTGCTGGCGGGGCTGATCGCCCGCGACGACTGGCTGCCGGACGCCTACGCCAAGCCCGACCCGACCCGCTACCAGCAGTACCTGCTGCATTGCGACAGCCGCGAGCGGTTCAGCGTGGTCAGCTTCGTCTGGGGTCCGGGCCAGGCGACCCCAGTGCATGATCACACGGTCTGGGGCCTGGTCGGCGTGCTGCGCGGCGCCGAGCTGTCGCAACGGTTCGAGCGTCGCGCCGGAGCCTTCGCGGCGATCGGCCCCGTCCACCGCCTGGAACGCGGCGAGGTCGAGGCGGTGTCTCCCACGGTCGGCGACGTCCACCAGGTGACCAACGCCTTCGACGACCGTGTCTCGATCAGCATCCACGTCTACGGGGCCAATATCGGCGCCGTGGAACGCTCGACCTACGACGCCGCCGGCCGGCCCAAGCGGTTCGTCTCCGGCTACGCCAACACCACCCTGCCCAACCTCTGGGATCGCTCCAAACCCGTCTTGGCCGAGGCCGCTCGATGA
- a CDS encoding class II aldolase/adducin family protein gives MTAISPSRAFQAHGPHPAKIETVLPEFGSRELPAQPTHEQERLYRKQRLAASYRLFGRNGFDMGGAGHITARDPELTDHFWVNPFGVHFSRIKVSDLMLVSHAGEIVQPPAKVPARLNRAAFAIHSQLHEARPDVVAAAHSHSLYGKAWSALGRLLDPLTQDSAAFYEDHALFEEFSGVVLDTSEGQKIAKALGSKKAVILQNHGILTVGQSVEAAVWRYLALENACQTQLLAEAAGPTKPMPPEVAKHTAGQVGGEAGGFWAFQPYWDVITEEEPDLFD, from the coding sequence ATGACCGCCATCAGCCCTTCCCGGGCTTTCCAAGCCCACGGCCCTCACCCGGCCAAGATCGAGACCGTGCTGCCCGAGTTCGGCTCGCGCGAGCTGCCGGCCCAGCCCACCCACGAGCAGGAGCGGCTCTATCGCAAGCAACGCCTGGCCGCTTCGTACCGGCTGTTTGGTCGCAATGGCTTCGACATGGGCGGCGCCGGTCACATCACCGCCCGCGACCCGGAACTGACCGACCACTTCTGGGTCAATCCGTTCGGCGTCCACTTCTCCCGGATCAAGGTCTCGGACCTGATGCTGGTCAGCCATGCCGGCGAAATCGTCCAGCCGCCGGCCAAGGTCCCCGCCCGCCTGAACCGCGCCGCCTTCGCCATCCATTCCCAGCTGCACGAAGCCCGGCCCGACGTGGTCGCCGCCGCCCACTCGCACTCGCTGTACGGCAAGGCTTGGTCGGCCCTGGGCCGGCTGCTGGATCCGCTGACCCAGGACTCGGCGGCCTTCTACGAAGACCACGCCCTGTTCGAGGAGTTCTCGGGCGTGGTGCTCGACACCAGCGAAGGCCAGAAGATCGCCAAGGCCCTGGGCTCGAAGAAGGCGGTGATCCTGCAGAACCACGGGATCCTGACCGTCGGGCAGTCCGTGGAAGCCGCCGTCTGGCGGTACCTGGCCCTGGAAAACGCCTGCCAGACTCAACTTTTGGCGGAGGCCGCCGGTCCGACCAAGCCGATGCCGCCCGAGGTGGCCAAGCACACCGCCGGCCAAGTGGGCGGCGAAGCCGGCGGCTTCTGGGCCTTCCAACCCTATTGGGACGTGATCACCGAAGAAGAACCGGACCTGTTCGACTGA